The DNA segment AAATACCAAATAAGAACACACAAGGGAAGAAAGGAAAATCATTTCATCACGAAATTGGGttatatgttttaatttatgCATATAAGATTATGATCACATGCATATATAGgaatttgtattttatatactaATTTTTAACGTACTAATTATGATAGTTTCGAAgcaaatatacatatattgtctttttaccaatatatatatatgtatttatttaccgccataacatttattaatattttgataataataccccttttaacaaaataatttaatttatcgtttaaaataaacatgatatattttaaacgtttttttttttccgttgataaattataatttttaattgtaATAACATCGTCTACCATCACATttgaaaatttataatattgaaTATTATGATCTACAATggttataaatatattttgttatataataattttaatatatacgaATTGTTAAACAAcacacataaaaatatatgtatacgtATGCATGTTGTGCAGCattacaattatataaaacaaatagtattaattatttttaaatgcaTGCACATGaaatactaaaaaaaaaaaatagagcCGTATTTGTGTCTAGGAAATTGTATTGAAatttctaaaaaataaaaaataattatatatttttacttattCTTTGCTTCAATGCATATAAGGCAATAGATTAacgatataataatatgtgaCAAATTCTCGTTATGATAATTGGTATTGATCTTTTattcaataaatatatgagagataattattttttagatataAGAATTTTACCTAATTAAAGATATACAAATACACTTTTAAAATTTCGTTCAAAatacatacataatatatgtaccTATAAATGTGTAAAATGCAATTTACATGGTTATAAAAACCCGACGATGTTGCTATTATTCTGtatatgcaaaaaaataaaaaatttaacatagcataagaaaaaaaaatatacttataatttcctttttttgaaatatatggatataaataatacaagAAATGCTTCCACTTTTTTATTCATgtttttatgaatattttaataattactcatcaattttattcatttcgttttattttcacctttattattttaattattttttttttctcttttttaatttttatttaatgtttttaataaaaatttgtatataatttttttttaattaaaaatatgccaaaaaaaaagaaaaaaatatatacccATCCTATATAGTTCTGCTAaaaatttttgtaaaaaaaaaaacaaaatgcaGAGAGCATGTGAAATGGTAGTATCTTTATTACGAACAGATGCTATGACTCAAAAATGTCCATTTCATGTATTAAATGTTCAAATTCTTGAATTACTACAAAAGGAAGGTCTCATTAGAGGGTTTGCAATTAAGGGAACAAAAATAGATATACTACTAAAACATTACAAGGGCGCACCGGTAATACTTATAAAaacatttgtatatattttgcacacatatacatatcatatattatattacatggatataaataattattcttTATATAGGTCATAAGGAATATTCGAGTTGTATCAAAACCAAGTAGAGATATATGGCTAACACCTCATGAGCTCAAATTTCGTACACGATTCAATACAGGATTATGGATAATGCAAACTAGTTGTGGTGTAATAAGTCACAGAGATTGTATACGAATGGGAATTGGGGGTAAAATGCTATTTGCAGTTAATAATGGATACCAGCATTTTTGTTAACTTTTTTGTTAACTTTTTTTGTCACACATTTAGAGGGATAATGTTATTTTacgattatatttttacaatacaaataaaaaattaaaaaaaaaaaaaatatatatatatacaatatattttattttaaatattctcaaattttttattatggaCGTGGATAGACGGATAcaaattttttcaatatatttcCTCTGGTGGGAAATAATAAACCgatagttttttttatttaaatatgattatatatcataagaagtatataactatttttatgtttataataACTTCCTGTTTTACATtagtaaaaaaaaggaaagtCTCCAAATACCCCAATTATAGGTATTTACACATGCCCACAtactatacatattttatgctaattgacatattttctttttttatgttttttatatttttcgaacatttgttttatttgtaaaaaatatataaaaaaataattttttttaaaaactaatataatttaaatacaaatatttaaaaaaaaaatatataaaagagaCTAAATATAGACAATCAAAAAATGGGATAAATATATGAGCTATTAAACTAtgctatttttaattttgtatatatttaaaaaaaaaaaaaatttaagaaaAGAATTATAACATATTGTTCTATAAATATTAGTACTATTGAAAGGGAAAAAACAATCAAagaaaattcattatatatataaatacgaTATGAGCCATATATGATACATTTTGTAGTGGTGTACCAaataagaaataaataaccatgaataaaaaataaatggaaaatatactTATTTCATGTTTATAAcgtttttcctttttttgtgTAAAGCAAACTGCACCACTTTATAGATatgaaaaaatttataaatgaattattttaaaaatccaattcaatatatatgaaatatacaatttgttctttacaaatataaacatattattaaGACATGTtttcatatatgtatatatattagttcGTCTTATTTAAATGATACTTTTTCGCCCTTAGTGTTATGTACTAAAACATAATAGTATGTATAATTGGGGTTAAACTATTTTGTTACTCTtgttaatgaaaaaaataaatattgcaTATGTTTGtattataaaacattttataaacaaaagaaaaaaagtaaataaaaaataaggtacacaaaatataattaataaatgtaacaaataaaatatgaaaaaagaaaaaaccaataataatgataaatattttatacacGTTTCATAAAACGTACAATAGGAAgtgcatatatatagaaaCTGTAGTgtaaattttgtaaaattaaaaaaaagaaacaattttttatagttCACTGATTATATTACGTAATACAATTTATTACTAtgcaagaaaaaaaaattattaatattgaaataagTACATAATATCAAAGCTTCACAAATTTAGCAAACTTTCTATAATCCCATATAAGATTGGAAATAATTTCATAGGAATATGATATTCTTACAAAATTAGAGAAAaggaattatattttgttcaatgaagaaaaataatGACATGAACATATTTTACTGTAACTGGAATGAGCCTCAAATTAGTAAAGATTATATCCTATAATATAGAAGATTAATCCCATATATGAATAATTGAATAagttaatatatacatatttgtgACACCTTGAAagcacattttttatataacagTTATAGCTTTTATTTGGtgcaaaaaattaaagaatcATAAATTATCACATTTTTTGATTGAATtccattgttattattttacttataaaaaaaatgtcattCGATGATTTGACCGACAACACAAAGTCTGTAAGGAATATCCCAGGAGCAAAATTCATAGTTAGAGAAaactataaaataaattattaacatttttttttttcttttttgcgTATAGTTGTATAAGacaatatatgtaataaaatttatttgatattGCTAAAATATagagaaatatatacatactaatttttttgtttttataatgaaaaaaaattttacacAGGAACATGTAACagaatttttacaaaataaaaatgaggaAACTATTCTTCGATTAGCAAAAGAACTTTTATTGTAAGTATTGTTAATAGAAAGCACAAAACTtgaatatatgtttatttctttgaaatttataaaaataataaaaaactatAACAGGAATGAGATGTTTTTTAATGGCACgttacttttatttatttttagaaaatataaatttatggaGCACACTTTTGTAACTAGACAAATGAATACTGAAAAGAAAATACCTGAGTTAAAAGATGCTTTAAAAGTTGTAAATGCCTTATATAAAAGAAAGGTTAAACTTaatatattacaaaattaAAGATTCAATTTTTGTGAAATTGCAAAATCCATTCTAGTAAAACCATACTAACGaacaatttatatttaaatattttcttatatatacataatttctTGTAAATTACAAATTTTTATAGCAAATGAATGAAACAGCACCCTTGGAACATTATTTCCCCCTTGAAGAATCGTTATATGCTAAGGGAGTAATTGAAAAGTGTGATAATATTCTTCTTTGGCTAGGggtacatataaatattgaaaaaaaattataaagaatGTCTGAATTg comes from the Plasmodium yoelii strain 17X genome assembly, chromosome: 6 genome and includes:
- a CDS encoding mitochondrial ribosomal protein S8 precursor, putative gives rise to the protein MQRACEMVVSLLRTDAMTQKCPFHVLNVQILELLQKEGLIRGFAIKGTKIDILLKHYKGAPVIRNIRVVSKPSRDIWLTPHELKFRTRFNTGLWIMQTSCGVISHRDCIRMGIGGKMLFAVNNGYQHFC
- a CDS encoding prefoldin subunit 3, putative, with amino-acid sequence MSFDDLTDNTKSVRNIPGAKFIEHVTEFLQNKNEETILRLAKELLLKYKFMEHTFVTRQMNTEKKIPELKDALKVVNALYKRKQMNETAPLEHYFPLEESLYAKGVIEKCDNILLWLGANVMVEFPFNEAIELLNQHLERAINLYEEMDKELIWLHEQISTTEINISRIHNYVEMKKGNKEKNAIETKG